Proteins found in one Magnolia sinica isolate HGM2019 chromosome 5, MsV1, whole genome shotgun sequence genomic segment:
- the LOC131246027 gene encoding uncharacterized protein LOC131246027, which translates to MAKSCKGLAMELVKCLSETDCVKVEKRSYRDCAGEKSPSISSECVGLRETYFNCKRGQCTSPTP; encoded by the exons ATGGCGAAGTCGTGCAAAGGCCTCGCCATGGAACTCGTCAAGTGCCTCAGCGAAACCGACTGTGTCAag GTCGAGAAACGCTCATACAGGGATTGCGCTGGAGAAAAAAGTCCATCCATATCAAGCGAGTGTGTTGGCTTAAGGGAGACATATTTCAATTGCAAGAGAGGCCAG TGCACAAGCCCCACACCTTAG